Proteins encoded together in one Chroogloeocystis siderophila 5.2 s.c.1 window:
- a CDS encoding NAD(P)-dependent alcohol dehydrogenase, whose translation MKISNTPIPVLGDNKNDKMKAIVLTKYGSPEVLSLQEVDKPVVPDNGVLVRVHAASVNAGDWHLMRGTPFFIRFIFGGVLKPKIKIIGCDVAGQVETVGKDVTQFKPGDEVFGDLSECGFGAFAEYVCATETALVLKPVAITFEVAATVPGAALAALQGLRDVGQIQSGQKVLIAGASGGVGSFAVQIAKAFGAEVTALCSTKKMNMVRSFGADCVIDYTQTDVTQHGQRYDLIFDAAAYRSVFDYLPILTPGGTYVMVGGSIARFFQVMLLGSWISRTSHRKVKCLASKPNQKDLVTLRELMVAGKIVPFIDRYYDLSEVPAAIRHLEQRQVMGKVAIGI comes from the coding sequence ATGAAAATATCGAATACCCCCATCCCCGTACTAGGGGACAACAAAAATGACAAAATGAAAGCGATCGTCCTCACCAAATACGGTTCACCAGAGGTGTTGAGTCTGCAAGAAGTTGACAAGCCGGTTGTGCCAGACAATGGCGTACTGGTGCGGGTTCATGCTGCGTCTGTTAATGCTGGCGACTGGCATCTCATGCGAGGGACTCCATTCTTCATTCGTTTCATATTTGGGGGAGTCCTCAAGCCAAAAATCAAGATCATCGGTTGTGATGTAGCAGGGCAAGTTGAAACGGTTGGTAAAGATGTCACGCAGTTTAAGCCTGGTGATGAAGTCTTTGGAGACTTGTCTGAGTGTGGTTTCGGTGCATTTGCCGAGTACGTTTGTGCAACAGAAACTGCCTTGGTGCTAAAACCAGTTGCTATAACATTTGAAGTAGCTGCAACTGTTCCTGGGGCAGCCCTTGCTGCTTTGCAGGGTTTGCGAGATGTGGGTCAAATTCAGTCAGGGCAGAAAGTGTTGATCGCTGGTGCATCCGGCGGTGTGGGTTCTTTCGCAGTGCAAATTGCCAAGGCATTTGGTGCTGAGGTGACTGCTTTATGCAGCACAAAAAAAATGAATATGGTGCGATCGTTTGGCGCAGATTGCGTGATTGACTACACTCAAACAGATGTCACCCAACATGGGCAGCGTTATGACCTAATATTTGATGCAGCAGCGTATCGTTCAGTTTTCGACTATTTGCCAATATTGACTCCTGGGGGAACCTACGTCATGGTTGGCGGATCTATTGCTCGATTTTTCCAAGTAATGCTTCTTGGATCTTGGATTTCGAGAACCAGTCACCGGAAGGTAAAATGTCTGGCTTCAAAACCTAATCAAAAGGATCTCGTTACTTTGAGAGAGTTGATGGTAGCAGGCAAGATCGTCCCCTTTATCGATCGATACTACGACTTGAGCGAAGTCCCTGCCGCAATTCGTCATCTTGAACAGAGACAAGTGATGGGAAAAGTTGCCATTGGTATTTGA
- a CDS encoding cupin domain-containing protein: MSSVRSVEIRPLSAIKGGMTEFYTPQSSHETMLVQIPPNTIDDLFVHKTQTDQLLVVKGSFVLVVLVNRRYQYIPLSDRKPTVVKIPPGVLHGAINLSPEPCVLVNAVLRHRATSEKDYKPHKPPCPYNIDAAMAVLAMDAQANRAIA, translated from the coding sequence ATGAGTTCGGTCAGGAGTGTAGAGATTCGTCCGCTATCAGCAATAAAGGGGGGTATGACTGAGTTTTATACCCCTCAATCAAGTCACGAGACAATGCTGGTACAGATTCCACCAAACACAATTGACGATCTTTTTGTTCATAAAACACAAACAGACCAACTATTGGTAGTCAAAGGAAGTTTTGTGTTAGTGGTGTTGGTGAATCGCCGTTATCAATATATACCCTTGAGCGATCGCAAACCTACAGTAGTAAAAATTCCCCCAGGAGTGTTGCATGGAGCAATTAATTTATCTCCAGAACCATGTGTATTAGTCAATGCGGTATTACGCCATCGCGCAACGAGCGAAAAAGACTATAAACCACACAAACCACCATGTCCGTATAATATTGATGCGGCAATGGCCGTTTTGGCAATGGATGCACAAGCAAATCGGGCGATCGCCTAG
- a CDS encoding TetR/AcrR family transcriptional regulator, which translates to MAKKNSHTPPPTPLSREKILYAAMRIADEEGVESLSMRKLAQKLGVKAMSLYNHVTNKDDILCGIVDIVVSEIEVPSLETDWKTAMRRRAISAHEVLLRHPWATMALMSQMNTGSAMLRYVDATLGCLCKAGFSFEMADRAWNAIDSHIYGFTLQELNFPLAATEYAEVAKNFVAFIPADQYPYLNQLTHHVIEGRYDGIHDFEFGLELILNGLDQFREKI; encoded by the coding sequence ATGGCAAAAAAAAACTCTCATACACCTCCCCCAACCCCACTAAGTCGAGAAAAAATACTGTACGCGGCTATGCGCATAGCCGACGAGGAAGGCGTTGAATCACTCTCCATGCGGAAGCTAGCTCAGAAATTGGGCGTCAAGGCGATGTCACTGTATAATCATGTCACCAATAAGGACGATATCTTATGTGGCATTGTTGATATTGTAGTGAGCGAGATTGAAGTGCCTAGCCTTGAAACTGACTGGAAAACAGCAATGCGGCGACGGGCGATCTCGGCTCACGAGGTGCTGTTGCGTCATCCCTGGGCAACGATGGCGTTAATGTCACAGATGAATACAGGTTCAGCGATGTTGCGCTATGTAGATGCGACGTTAGGCTGTTTATGCAAAGCAGGCTTTTCGTTTGAGATGGCAGATCGGGCGTGGAATGCGATCGATAGCCATATTTATGGATTTACGCTTCAGGAACTGAACTTTCCCCTCGCAGCGACAGAGTATGCAGAGGTCGCGAAAAACTTCGTTGCATTCATCCCTGCGGATCAGTACCCTTACCTCAATCAGCTTACGCATCACGTCATTGAAGGTCGTTATGATGGTATTCATGATTTCGAGTTCGGACTCGAATTGATCCTCAATGGTCTCGATCAGTTTCGAGAAAAGATTTGA
- a CDS encoding iron uptake porin, whose translation MSKVLRRMANNSLFVLHFLLYQFTSVASASEANPDNLLTQSKSASTPEMAQVTSVSQLSDVQPTDWAFQALQSLVERYGCITGYPDGTYRGNRALTRYEFAAGLNACLNRVNELIAAATSDQLSREDLATLQRLQEEFTAELASLRGRVDALEAQTAELEANQFSTTTKLVGEAITYLGDAFGETASDINNTTLGYRVRLNFDTSFTGQDRLRTRLQATNLRLFDSGGTFGGSQGTREGQDVTDPPELFGFGNTGETRVAPSSIAQSGEVILTTLQYQFPVSDRLRIYLEANGTDPTSITDPISPFSVTATGAVSNFGQLNPMYIPIGNQAGIGANFLVTPELSLDFGYLGGTNANNPDSGLFNGDYSAFTQLVYNSDRARLGLFYLNGYSSNFGVDTLAGSNPAKVIVVNDVNNPENNLNNPIVANVYGAQVNFRVFEGFEIGGWVGYTAARAVGEIKGDADIWNYAVTLYFPDLFREGNAGGIVVGMQPRLTGTSNAILAAAIGLPDGQRSDRDTGLHLEAFYRYQLTDNISITPGIFWLTAPNHDARNPDVVIGVIRTSFVF comes from the coding sequence GTGTCAAAAGTATTACGCCGAATGGCGAATAATAGCCTATTTGTACTGCATTTTTTGCTGTATCAATTCACAAGCGTTGCAAGTGCTTCAGAAGCAAACCCAGATAACCTTTTAACTCAGTCTAAATCTGCATCAACGCCAGAAATGGCGCAAGTCACGTCGGTTTCCCAACTTTCTGACGTACAGCCGACAGATTGGGCGTTTCAAGCGTTGCAATCGTTGGTTGAGCGTTATGGTTGCATTACAGGATATCCTGATGGAACTTATCGCGGTAATCGCGCATTAACGCGTTATGAATTTGCGGCGGGGTTGAATGCGTGTTTGAATCGCGTTAACGAATTGATCGCCGCAGCAACAAGCGATCAACTAAGTCGGGAAGATTTAGCTACTCTCCAAAGATTACAAGAAGAATTTACAGCTGAACTTGCAAGCTTGCGTGGAAGAGTCGATGCTTTAGAAGCGCAAACCGCCGAACTTGAAGCAAATCAGTTTTCTACCACAACAAAACTTGTAGGGGAAGCTATCACGTATCTTGGTGATGCCTTTGGTGAAACTGCGAGCGATATTAATAATACAACACTCGGTTATCGCGTTCGCCTGAATTTTGATACAAGTTTCACTGGACAAGATCGCTTGCGAACTCGCTTACAAGCAACAAATTTAAGATTATTCGATTCAGGCGGAACGTTTGGCGGTAGTCAAGGAACTCGTGAGGGACAAGACGTTACAGATCCACCAGAACTATTTGGATTTGGTAACACAGGTGAAACACGTGTAGCACCTAGTAGTATTGCCCAGAGTGGTGAAGTTATCTTAACTACGTTGCAGTATCAGTTTCCTGTAAGCGATCGCTTGCGCATTTACTTAGAAGCAAATGGAACCGATCCGACATCCATTACCGATCCAATTAGTCCATTTTCTGTTACGGCAACAGGTGCGGTATCTAACTTCGGACAACTTAATCCGATGTATATTCCCATCGGTAACCAAGCTGGTATTGGGGCAAACTTTTTAGTCACACCAGAACTCAGCTTAGACTTTGGCTATTTAGGAGGAACTAACGCCAATAACCCAGATTCAGGCTTATTTAACGGCGATTACAGTGCGTTTACCCAGTTAGTTTACAATAGCGATCGCGCTAGATTAGGTTTATTTTATCTCAATGGTTACTCTAGTAATTTTGGCGTTGATACGCTTGCAGGTAGTAATCCCGCAAAAGTGATTGTTGTCAACGATGTCAACAACCCTGAAAATAATTTGAATAATCCAATTGTTGCAAATGTCTACGGCGCACAAGTTAATTTCCGCGTTTTTGAAGGATTTGAAATCGGTGGTTGGGTAGGTTATACTGCGGCGCGGGCTGTGGGTGAAATTAAAGGCGATGCAGATATCTGGAATTATGCCGTAACGTTATATTTTCCTGACTTATTCCGCGAAGGAAACGCTGGTGGTATTGTTGTCGGTATGCAACCACGCCTCACAGGAACAAGTAATGCTATTTTAGCCGCAGCAATTGGTTTACCCGACGGGCAAAGAAGCGATCGCGATACAGGTTTACATCTCGAAGCTTTCTATCGCTATCAGTTAACCGATAATATCTCAATTACGCCTGGTATCTTTTGGTTAACTGCACCAAACCACGACGCGCGTAATCCTGATGTTGTGATTGGCGTGATTAGAACTTCGTTTGTATTCTAA
- a CDS encoding ABC transporter ATP-binding protein: MDTPLLAASGLVKSFGGIKAVDNAEITVAPGSITGLIGPNGAGKTTLFNLLSNFIRPDKGRVIFDGKPIQELQSHTIAQQGMVRTFQVARTLSRLSVMENMLLAAQNQLGENFWQVQFRPYLIKKQERHLQQRAMLLLESVGLAHMAYEYAGALSGGQRKLLEMARALMTQPKLILLDEPAAGVNPTLINQICDRIQTWNREGMTFLIIEHNMDVIMSLCDRVWVLAEGRNLAVGTPSEIQSNPQVLAAYLGQ, from the coding sequence ATGGATACACCCTTATTAGCAGCGAGTGGTTTAGTTAAAAGTTTTGGTGGAATTAAAGCCGTTGACAATGCCGAAATTACTGTAGCACCAGGTAGTATTACAGGTTTAATTGGTCCCAATGGTGCAGGGAAAACAACATTGTTTAACTTGTTATCAAACTTTATTCGCCCAGATAAAGGTCGCGTAATTTTTGATGGCAAACCGATTCAAGAGTTACAATCGCACACAATTGCGCAACAAGGAATGGTGCGGACGTTTCAGGTAGCCCGAACGCTTTCGCGGCTATCGGTGATGGAAAATATGCTGCTAGCAGCGCAAAATCAACTTGGAGAGAACTTTTGGCAAGTGCAGTTCCGACCATACCTGATTAAGAAACAAGAACGTCACCTGCAACAGCGTGCAATGTTGCTTTTAGAATCGGTTGGGTTAGCGCATATGGCGTATGAGTATGCAGGGGCGCTATCAGGGGGACAGCGCAAGTTACTGGAAATGGCGCGGGCGTTGATGACACAACCGAAGTTAATTTTATTAGATGAACCTGCGGCGGGGGTAAATCCTACATTGATCAATCAAATCTGCGATCGCATCCAAACTTGGAACCGTGAAGGAATGACGTTTTTGATTATAGAACACAATATGGATGTGATTATGTCTTTGTGCGATCGCGTTTGGGTACTTGCTGAAGGTCGTAATCTTGCAGTTGGTACTCCGAGTGAAATTCAAAGTAATCCACAAGTTTTAGCAGCGTATTTAGGTCAATAG
- a CDS encoding MBL fold metallo-hydrolase: MNNKSVCDSWFATHKISDLLYCINEIHYWEWNRANIWLIKGQKQDLLIDTGLGVASLRQYIASLIDKPLLAIASHVHFDHAGGIHEFDEIAIHTAEAEALRHGDCHAALCNPESGWILDEHFSQLPYPGFTATQYTFQAAEPTQLLQEGDVIDLGDRAFEILHLPGHSPGCIALYDPFSQELFSGDIIYDGDLLDQLPGSDISAYIASYEYLQHLPVEIVYPGHYHMFGQQRMQELIADYLAAKRQPGCPAKNFSLNTQEIVKQHTHRSGG, encoded by the coding sequence GTGAACAATAAATCAGTATGTGATAGTTGGTTTGCAACTCACAAAATTAGCGATCTCCTCTACTGCATCAACGAAATTCACTACTGGGAATGGAATCGGGCGAATATCTGGTTAATCAAAGGACAAAAGCAAGATTTACTCATTGATACAGGTTTAGGTGTTGCTAGCTTGCGACAATACATCGCAAGTTTAATCGATAAACCGCTACTGGCGATCGCTTCTCACGTTCATTTCGATCACGCGGGTGGAATTCATGAATTTGACGAGATTGCGATTCACACCGCTGAAGCTGAAGCTTTACGCCACGGAGATTGTCACGCAGCTTTGTGCAATCCTGAATCAGGTTGGATACTTGACGAACACTTTTCGCAATTACCCTATCCAGGTTTTACCGCGACACAGTATACTTTTCAAGCCGCAGAACCGACTCAATTATTACAAGAAGGCGACGTCATTGATTTAGGCGATCGCGCCTTTGAAATTTTACATCTTCCTGGGCACTCTCCTGGATGCATTGCCTTATACGACCCATTTAGCCAAGAACTTTTTTCTGGCGATATCATTTACGATGGTGACTTACTCGATCAACTTCCTGGTAGCGATATTTCCGCTTACATTGCATCTTACGAATACCTACAGCACTTACCTGTAGAAATCGTTTACCCTGGACACTATCACATGTTTGGACAACAACGAATGCAAGAACTCATTGCAGATTATCTTGCAGCCAAACGTCAACCTGGTTGCCCTGCAAAAAATTTTAGTCTCAATACTCAAGAAATCGTTAAGCAACACACGCATAGAAGTGGTGGCTAA
- a CDS encoding branched-chain amino acid ABC transporter permease, which translates to MIQNLSGWVGYLIFLIISTAVFALFSLGLNLQWGFTGLINFGHVAFMTIGAYTTVLLTLHGVPLIIAALVGAGAAALLGLIIGLSTLRLRQDYLAIVTIGVSELLRLVVNNQDLPTGNGFTPGSFGVQGYPLPLVSFDPTLLTRLGMIALLTLVVGVCYWRLWKWVVGKAQQKLQKLQGQGNALPVRNFLSRLMLGVLAAGLILVLFFAGAIALYNYTSYANAGLMLISVLVLALVFWRLEVLVRSPWGRVLKAIREDEDVATALGKNVFWYKLQALMLGGAIAGVSGALLAWQLTTIYPDNFQPQITFDAWTMVILGGAGNNVGTLLGAVVYWAYDAITRFALPAIFPLDEARLGAFRIMVIGLILMLLMLWRPQGILGKKEELTLGK; encoded by the coding sequence ATGATCCAGAATTTATCAGGTTGGGTTGGTTATCTAATTTTTCTTATCATCTCAACTGCTGTTTTTGCTTTATTTAGTTTAGGCTTAAATTTGCAGTGGGGATTTACTGGGCTAATTAACTTTGGTCATGTCGCCTTTATGACCATAGGCGCTTATACAACGGTTTTGCTAACCTTGCACGGCGTTCCTCTGATTATCGCTGCACTTGTTGGAGCGGGCGCCGCTGCATTGTTAGGATTGATTATTGGTTTATCGACACTACGTTTACGGCAAGATTATCTAGCAATTGTCACGATTGGTGTCTCTGAATTACTACGATTAGTTGTTAATAATCAAGATTTACCAACAGGAAATGGGTTTACACCAGGTTCGTTTGGCGTACAAGGCTATCCTCTACCACTTGTAAGTTTTGACCCAACGTTGCTGACACGTTTGGGTATGATTGCATTGCTGACGTTGGTTGTTGGAGTGTGTTATTGGCGTTTGTGGAAGTGGGTGGTGGGAAAGGCGCAGCAGAAATTGCAGAAATTGCAGGGGCAAGGCAATGCCTTGCCCGTACGAAATTTTTTATCACGGTTGATGTTGGGGGTTTTGGCAGCGGGATTGATTTTAGTGTTGTTTTTCGCAGGTGCGATCGCGCTCTATAATTACACGAGTTATGCCAATGCAGGGTTGATGCTAATTTCAGTTTTGGTTTTAGCGTTGGTGTTTTGGCGGCTAGAAGTATTGGTGCGATCGCCTTGGGGAAGAGTCCTCAAAGCGATTCGGGAAGATGAAGATGTCGCGACGGCGTTGGGAAAAAACGTGTTTTGGTACAAGTTGCAAGCGTTGATGTTGGGAGGTGCGATCGCCGGAGTTTCGGGCGCATTATTAGCATGGCAATTGACAACGATTTACCCTGATAATTTCCAACCACAAATTACGTTTGATGCTTGGACGATGGTGATTTTAGGTGGTGCAGGAAATAATGTTGGCACGTTACTCGGTGCGGTGGTTTACTGGGCGTATGACGCGATTACGCGCTTTGCTTTACCTGCAATTTTCCCGCTGGATGAAGCGCGATTAGGTGCATTTCGGATTATGGTGATTGGTTTAATTTTGATGTTACTGATGCTGTGGCGTCCACAAGGGATTTTAGGTAAGAAGGAGGAATTAACGCTGGGAAAATGA
- the sfsA gene encoding DNA/RNA nuclease SfsA: protein MILYHYPTLYPGVLLKRYKRFFADVQLASGEVVTAHCPNTGPMTGICQPDSAVQVTYSDNPKRSLKYTWEMILVNDNEPTWVGVNTSLPNRIVKLALEENLLPLGSYNNIRFEVPYGTDKKSRVDFVLDGDRTTYIEVKSTTWVDGRTALFPDTETTRGQKHLRELTALIPASDAVMLYFINRGDCTTFAPGDSADPIYGQLLRAAIALGLKILPCRFKITPAGIEYLGLAELKI from the coding sequence ATGATTCTTTACCACTACCCAACGTTGTATCCTGGTGTTCTTCTCAAACGCTATAAGCGGTTTTTTGCAGATGTGCAGTTGGCGTCTGGGGAAGTTGTGACAGCACATTGTCCGAATACTGGACCTATGACAGGAATTTGTCAACCTGATAGTGCTGTACAGGTGACTTATAGTGACAATCCAAAGCGATCGCTGAAGTACACCTGGGAAATGATTCTGGTGAATGACAATGAACCGACTTGGGTAGGTGTAAATACAAGTTTACCGAATCGCATTGTCAAGCTAGCGTTAGAAGAAAACTTGTTGCCTTTGGGAAGTTACAACAACATTCGTTTTGAAGTTCCCTATGGTACAGATAAAAAAAGTCGAGTAGATTTTGTTTTAGATGGCGATCGCACAACATACATCGAAGTCAAAAGCACAACTTGGGTTGACGGGCGTACCGCGTTATTTCCTGATACCGAAACAACACGCGGACAAAAACATTTACGCGAACTTACCGCATTAATACCAGCAAGCGATGCGGTGATGTTGTACTTTATCAATCGCGGTGATTGTACCACATTTGCACCTGGAGATAGTGCCGATCCAATTTATGGTCAATTATTGCGTGCAGCGATCGCATTGGGATTAAAAA
- a CDS encoding glucose-6-phosphate isomerase, which yields MDAATLWQRYQDWLYYHEGLEFYLDVSRMRFDDAFVAQLQPKFEKAFQDMAALEGGAIANPDEDRMVGHYWLRNPDLAPTPEIKHDITQTIEQIETFTRKIHSGAIHPPQAPRFTDILSIGIGGSALGPQFVAEALSPDFPPLGIHFIDNTDPAGIDRVLTRLRNRLASTLVIVISKSGETPEPRNGMLEVKRTYAGQNLDFSHYAIAITTPDSKLDQLAQSERWLATFPMFDWVGGRTSEMSAVGLLPAALQGINIQAMLAGAKEMDDATRVPDIKNNPAALLALSWYYAGNGRGEKDMVLLPYKDSLLLFSRYLQQLVMESLGKEKDLDGNVVNQGIAVYGNKGSTDQHAYVQQLREGVPNFFATFIEVLEDRQGSSPELEPGTTSGDYLSGFLQGTRQALYDNHRDSITATIPQVNPRTVGALIALYERAVGLYGSLINVNAYHQPGVEAGKKAAAAVLGLQKRVLQILEDESRSISLAELAEKAQATDQVETIYKILRHLYANKRGVILNGNFGDPRSLTVSIN from the coding sequence ATGGATGCTGCAACACTGTGGCAACGTTACCAAGACTGGCTTTATTACCACGAAGGTTTAGAATTCTATTTAGACGTCAGTCGCATGAGATTTGATGATGCGTTTGTCGCGCAATTGCAACCGAAGTTTGAAAAAGCGTTTCAAGATATGGCAGCTTTAGAAGGAGGCGCGATCGCTAATCCTGACGAAGATCGCATGGTAGGTCATTACTGGTTGCGCAATCCGGATCTTGCCCCAACGCCAGAAATCAAACACGATATTACGCAAACGATTGAACAAATCGAAACTTTTACCCGCAAAATTCATAGTGGTGCGATTCATCCGCCACAAGCCCCGCGCTTTACCGATATTCTCTCAATTGGGATTGGTGGTTCGGCGTTGGGACCGCAATTTGTCGCCGAAGCCCTCTCCCCAGATTTTCCCCCACTGGGAATTCATTTTATTGACAACACTGATCCAGCGGGAATTGACCGCGTTTTGACACGCCTGCGCAATCGCCTAGCAAGCACGTTAGTCATTGTGATTTCTAAATCAGGTGAAACCCCAGAACCACGCAACGGAATGCTCGAAGTCAAAAGAACTTATGCAGGGCAGAATTTAGATTTTTCTCACTATGCGATCGCCATTACCACTCCTGATAGCAAATTAGATCAACTTGCGCAATCGGAAAGATGGTTAGCAACCTTTCCCATGTTCGATTGGGTAGGCGGACGTACCTCAGAAATGTCTGCTGTCGGGTTGCTACCTGCGGCTTTACAGGGAATTAATATCCAAGCGATGCTAGCTGGCGCCAAAGAAATGGATGATGCAACGCGCGTACCCGATATTAAAAACAATCCAGCGGCTTTACTTGCATTGAGTTGGTACTACGCTGGTAACGGGCGCGGCGAAAAAGACATGGTGCTTCTACCTTACAAAGACAGCTTACTATTATTCAGCCGCTACTTGCAACAGCTGGTGATGGAATCACTCGGTAAGGAAAAAGACTTGGATGGTAATGTTGTCAATCAAGGAATTGCGGTATATGGCAACAAAGGATCGACCGATCAACACGCCTATGTGCAACAGTTACGCGAAGGTGTGCCGAATTTCTTTGCCACTTTTATAGAAGTATTAGAAGACCGCCAAGGATCTTCACCTGAATTAGAACCAGGAACGACATCCGGTGATTATCTATCAGGATTCCTGCAAGGAACGCGCCAAGCCTTATACGATAACCACCGCGATTCGATTACCGCCACAATTCCACAAGTTAATCCACGCACTGTAGGCGCCCTGATTGCACTTTACGAGCGCGCTGTTGGTTTGTATGGTTCTCTAATTAATGTCAATGCTTACCATCAACCAGGCGTTGAGGCTGGGAAAAAAGCTGCTGCTGCGGTTTTAGGTTTACAAAAACGTGTCTTACAAATTCTCGAAGATGAAAGCCGTTCGATTTCCCTCGCTGAACTCGCAGAAAAAGCCCAAGCAACTGACCAAGTTGAGACAATTTACAAAATTCTGCGTCACCTTTATGCAAATAAACGCGGTGTCATTCTCAACGGTAATTTTGGCGATCCCAGAAGTTTGACTGTGTCGATCAATTAG